From a single Stomoxys calcitrans chromosome 4, idStoCalc2.1, whole genome shotgun sequence genomic region:
- the LOC106088494 gene encoding UPF0729 protein GD16342, which yields MVCVPCFIIPVLLYIWHKFVQPILLKYWNPWEKKDAQGNVIKAAPEFPFECKGGVCPYPGAKKKPVEESAATEKATVNDSTDHTKKE from the coding sequence ATGGTTTGCGTTCCTTGCTTTATCATTCCAGTATTGCTGTATATATGGCACAAATTTGTCCAACCTATACTACTGAAATATTGGAACCCATGGGAAAAGAAGGACGCTCAAGGAAATGTGATAAAAGCTGCTCCTGAATTTCCTTTCGAGTGCAAAGGTGGCGTGTGCCCCTATCCTGGTGCAAAGAAGAAGCCTGTTGAGGAATCTGCGGCAACAGAAAAAGCAACTGTAAACGACAGCACTGACCATACAAAGAAAGAGTAG
- the LOC106088504 gene encoding neurogenic locus Notch protein: MRLLVKNHTFAKSDIFWIKYLTLCFLIPFILVPGISAAGSCISEGCKNGGTCITHTNGVSTCNCSSKYVGEYCEYQNPCLTGPGRCQNGGTCQVSYRNDRLGISCICPLGFTESLCEIKVPNACDSSPCQNGGTCNLKTLEEYTCACVNGFTGKHCETKNICATSPCYNGGTCTSLAGITNFKCRCPPGFKGPTCSDDVEECNNNPCKHGGTCLNTHGSYQCMCPAGYTGKNCESKYVPCSPSPCQNGGTCRSTGLTYECKCPEGYQGKNCDQNIDDCPGHTCQNGGTCIDGINSFHCACPPNYTGENCEKDVDECAIRPSVCQNGATCTNSQGSYSCICVNGWTGPDCSENIDDCVAAACFFGATCIDGVGSFYCRCTPGKTGLLCHLDDACTSNPCHSDAICDTSPINGSYTCSCATGYKGVDCSEDIDECDQGSPCEHNGVCVNTPGSFRCNCSQGFTGPRCETNINECESHPCQNEGSCLDDPGTFRCVCMPGFTGTQCEIDINECQSNPCLNGGICRDMINGFKCSCAMGFTGSRCQINIDDCQSQPCRNGGICHDSIAGYTCECHPGYTGLSCEVNINDCDSNPCHRGKCIDGDNRFTCVCDPGFTGYLCQTQINECESNPCQYGGHCVDRVGSYVCHCLPGTSGKDCEINVNECHSNPCNNGATCIDGINKYTCQCVPGFTGVHCEININECASNPCANNGVCMDLVNGYKCECPRGFYDSRCLSDVNECASNPCINGGRCEDGINEFICLCPPGYGGKRCEIDIDECSSNPCQHGGFCVDELNAFKCQCMPGYTGLKCETNIDDCINNPCANGGTCIDKVNGYKCVCKVPYTGVDCESKLDPCATNRCRNDAKCTPSPNFLDFSCTCKLGYTGRYCDEDIDECKLSTPCRNGATCHNVPGSYRCICAKGYEGHDCAINTDDCAMFPCQNGGTCLDGIGDYSCLCVDGFDGKHCETDINECLSLPCQNGATCRQYVNSYTCTCPLGFSGINCQTNDEDCTESSCMNGGTCIDGINSYNCSCLPGYTGSNCQYKINKCDSQPCQNGATCHENGEEYTCHCSYGYTGKQCTDYVDWCTKSPCENGATCTQLKNQFSCRCAPGWTGKLCDVEMVSCSDAAIRKGVSLEQLCNNGTCKEHGNIHRCYCKQGYTGSYCQQEINECESQPCMNGGTCRDLIGSYACVCRKGFQGQNCELNIDDCSPNPCQNGGTCHDLVNTFSCSCPPGTAGLICEVNENDCKRGSCHNNGTCIDRVGSFECVCPPGFVGSRCEGDINECLSNPCSNAGTLDCVQLVNNYHCNCKPGYMGRHCENKVDFCANSPCQNGGICSPKQGGHHCLCTEGFYGKNCEFSGHDCDSNPCQAGTCVIDDGGGYRCECPRGTDGRHCERDTMDECTPNPCLQGAACDNLLGDFVCFCPAKWTGKRCESYDPNYPGWVLDPSRGALSKYTKDLEYQREMCVKRGCEQKKGNHVCDPECNTYACNFDGNDCSLGINPWINCTATIQCWQVFMDGKCNEECNNAACLYDGRDCEKKLQPCNPIYDAYCSKHYANGRCDYGCNNAECNWDGLDCENEAEPPNLADGAISVVVLMELEEFREQQVVFLREMGHHLRTTVRIKKDPLGNDMILTWKGTQPIKDIQNTEFGRKNKILFTERREKGIQVYLEIDNRKCTECFYRAAEAAEFLAASASKYTLSSKFPIYSVRGVQNPGEDIVETPTNVKYVTLGIILVVLAFALFGVLVTTQRKRAAGITWFPEGFRTPTINPQRRRRDPTGQEMRNLNKNPSMACMSNDVNMNSGHMGHAPQWSDDESDMPQPKRLRNDHGGYASDHTMVTDYEEADTRVWSQAHLDVADVRSSIMTPPAHQDGKHEVDVRGPCGMTPLMVAAVRGGGIDNGEDIDNADDTTAQVISDLLAQGAELNATMDKTGETSLHLAARYARADAAKRLLDAGADANCQDNTGRTPLHAAVAADAMGVFQILLRNRATNLNARMHDGTTPLILAARLAIEGMVEDLITADADINAADNSGKTALHWAAAVNNTEAVNILLMHHANRDAQDDKDETPLFLAAREGSYEACKALLDNFANREITDHMDRLPRDVASERLHHDIVRLLDEHVPRSPQMIAMAPQTMIASPPPGSQPQMITQPTVIAAGKTSKAAQNKAAKKAKLLEGSPDGLLDNGGSLRRKPSSKKGLGQPASKKGNNSSSNLTASQLLNGLAGGPTAQGPGSVENHQQQLLDAALSSVDSPPPTALTSQPSPYDATSMYSNAMSGGGAQTNHHNDLLGSNNVKHPPSYEDCVKNAQSMQSLIPQQSHDMIKMENYGYSMGSPFHQELMNSNQNGNNGLNGNLGGHEQGLSPPYSNQSPPHSVQSNMALSPHAYLGSPSPAKSRPSLPTSPTHMQAMRHATQQKQFCGNNLNTLLGGSGVGSGASTLQSQNSPNSMSFQTPSSQNSPVSLGIISPTGSDMGIMMASQQQQQQQQQQQMQQQQNKNSAILQSMQQQQHQQMGGNTNNGGGMDFSSAGLDLNSFCGSPESFHSGQMNPPSIQSSMSASSPSTANMLSPSSQHNQAFYQYLTPPSQHSGSHTPQHMVQTLDSYPTPSPESPGHWSSSSPRSDWSEGVQSPAANNLYISGGHQANKGSEAIYI, translated from the exons gTTATCAAGGTAAAAATTGTGATCAAAATATTGATGATTGTCCTGGACATACGTGTCAGAATGGTGGTACTTGTATTGATGGAATCAACAGCTTTCACTGTGCCTGTCCGCCCAACTATACCGGGGAGAATTGTGAAAAGGATGTGGACGAATGTGCCATTAG ACCCTCTGTTTGTCAAAATGGCGCTACTTGCACCAACTCACAAGGTTCGTATTCTTGTATATGTGTCAATGGTTGGACTGGCCCGGATTGTAGTGAAAATATCGATGACTGTGTGGCTGCTGCTTGCTTCTTTGGAGCCACTTGCATTGATGGTGTTGGCTCCTTTTATTGCCGCTGTACGCCGGGTAAAACGGGCTTACTTTGTCACTTGGATGACGCTTGTACCTCAAATCCGTGTCATTCCGATGCGATCTGTGACACCAGCCCCATCAATGGTTCCTACACGTGTTCTTGTGCCACCGGTTACAAGGGTGTTGATTGCTCCGAGGATATTGATGAATGCGATCAGGGATCTCCCTGTGAACACAATGGCGTTTGTGTCAATACTCCTGGCTCATTTCGTTGTAATTGCTCACAGGGATTCACTGGCCCACGCTGTGAGACAAATATAAATGAGTGTGAATCCCATCCGTGCCAGAATGAGGGCAGCTGTTTGGACGATCCCGGAACTTTTCGTTGTGTTTGCATGCCCGGTTTTACTGGAACTCAGTGTGAAATCGATATCAATGAATGCCAGTCGAATCCCTGCCTGAATGGAGGAATTTGTCGTGATATGATCAATGGTTTCAAATGCTCCTGTGCCATGGGTTTCACTGGTTCCAGATGTCAAATAAACATTGACGATTGTCAATCTCAGCCTTGTCGTAATGGTGGCATCTGCCATGACTCCATAGCTGGTTATACTTGCGAATGCCATCCGGGTTACACTGGGCTCTCTTGTGAGGTCAATATAAATGATTGCGACTCGAATCCTTGTCATCGAGGAAAATGCATAGACGGAGACAATCGCTTCACCTGCGTATGTGATCCAGGCTTCACCGGCTATCTCTGTCAAACGCAGATTAACGAGTGTGAGTCCAACCCCTGCCAGTATGGAGGGCATTGTGTTGATCGTGTGGGTTCATATGTGTGCCACTGTTTACCCGGTACTTCGGGTAAGGATTGTGAGATAAATGTCAACGAATGCCATAGCAATCCCTGCAATAATGGAGCCACCTGCATTGATGGCATCAATAAGTACACCTGCCAGTGTGTGCCGGGATTTACTGGTGTCCACTGTGAAATCAATATCAACGAATGTGCCTCGAATCCCTGTGCCAATAATGGTGTTTGTATGGATCTAGTTAATGGCTATAAATGTGAATGCCCGCGAGGATTCTACGATTCCCGATGCCTAAGTGATGTGAATGAATGTGCTTCGAATCCTTGCATAAATGGTGGTCGCTGTGAGGATGGAATCAACGAGTTTATATGCCTCTGTCCTCCTGGCTACGGTGGAAAACGTTGTGAAATCGACATCGATGAATGCTCCTCGAACCCTTGTCAGCATGGAGGATTTTGTGTTGACGAATTGAACGCCTTCAAATGCCAGTGTATGCCTGGCTACACTGGTCTTAAGTGTGAGACCAACATAGATGATTGTATCAATAATCCGTGTGCCAATGGTGGCACTTGCATCGACAAAGTGAACGGCTATAAGTGTGTATGCAAGGTCCCTTATACTGGTGTGGACTGTGAGTCCAAATTGGATCCATGTGCAACGAATCGTTGCAGAAATGATGCCAAATGCACTCCTTCGCCTAATTTCTTGGACTTTTCTTGCACTTGTAAATTAGGTTATACCGGCCGATATTGCGACGAAGACATTGATGAGTGTAAACTGTCGACACCTTGTCGCAATGGCGCCACTTGTCACAACGTTCCCGGTTCGTATCGTTGTATATGTGCCAAAGGCTACGAGGGCCACGATTGTGCCATTAATACCGATGACTGTGCCATGTTTCCATGCCAAAATGGTGGAACTTGCCTCGATGGCATTGGTGATTATTCCTGTCTATGTGTGGATGGTTTTGATGGAAAGCACTGCGAAACGGATATTAACGAATGCTTGAGTTTGCCATGCCAGAATGGAGCCACTTGCCGGCAGTACGTGAACTCATACACCTGCACTTGTCCCTTAGGATTTTCGGGCATCAATTGCCAGACCAATGATGAGGATTGCACTGAGAGTTCTTGCATGAATGGTGGCACTTGCATAGATGGCATCAATAGCTACAACTGCTCTTGTCTACCTGGATATACAGGTTCCAACTGTCAGTATAAAATTAACAAATGTGATTCCCAGCCTTGCCAAAACGGAGCCACTTGCCATGAGAATGGCGAAGAGTATACTTGTCACTGCTCCTATGGGTACACAGGCAAACAGTGTACCGACTATGTCGATTGGTGCACCAAGTCACCATGCGAGAATGGAGCCACTTGCACCCAGCTCAAGAATCAGTTCAGTTGCAGATGTGCCCCAGGTTGGACCGGAAAATTGTGCGATGTCGAAATGGTGTCCTGCAGTGATGCTGCCATACGAAAAGGAGTTTCGTTGGAACAGTTGTGCAACAATGGCACTTGTAAGGAACATGGAAACATCCATAGGTGCTACTGTAAGCAAGGATATACGGGCAGCTATTGTCAACAGGAAATCAATGAATGTGAATCTCAACCCTGCATGAATGGCGGTACATGCCGTGACTTGATTGGCTCATACGCTTGTGTTTGCCGCAAGGGTTTCCAGGGCCAAAATTGTGAACTTAACATCGATGACTGTTCGCCAAATCCTTGTCAGAACGGCGGTACTTGCCACGATTTGGTGAACACCTTTAGTTGCTCATGTCCTCCCGGAACGGCTGGCCTAATATGTGAAGTAAATGAGAATGATTGCAAGCGGGGCTCATGCCACAACAATGGAACTTGCATCGATCGCGTGGGAAGTTTTGAGTGTGTTTGCCCACCAGGATTTGTTGGCTCGCGGTGTGAAGGAGATATCAACGAGTGTTTATCAAATCCCTGCTCAAATGCCGGTACTTTGGACTGCGTTCAACTGGTAAATAACTATCACTGCAACTGCAAACCGGGTTACATGGGTCGACATTGCGAGAACAAGGTTGACTTCTGTGCCAACTCCCCTTGCCAGAATGGTGGCATATGCTCCCCCAAGCAGGGAGGCCACCATTGTTTGTGTACCGAAGGATTCTATGGAAAGAATTGTGAGTTTTCTGGCCACGACTGTGATTCGAATCCCTGTCAAGCGGGTACTTGTGTCATCGATGATGGAGGTGGCTACCGTTGTGAATGCCCCCGGGGAACAGATGGAAGACACTGCGAACGTGATACAATGGATGAGTGTACCCCCAATCCCTGTTTGCAAGGTGCTGCCTGTGACAACCTCCTAGgcgattttgtttgtttctgtcCTGCCAAGTGGACGGGAAAACGTTGCGAAAGCTATGATCCCAACTACCCCGGATGGGTCTTGGATCCTTCGCGAGGAGCGCTCAGCAAATACACGAAGGACTTGGAGTATCAAAGGGAGATGTGTGTTAAACGCGGGTGTGAACAAAAGAAGGGTAATCATGTTTGCGATCCTGAATGCAACACCTATGCCTGTAACTTCGATGGTAATGACTGTTCATTGGGCATAAATCCTTGGATTAACTGCACAGCGACCATTCAGTGTTGGCAGGTTTTCATGGATGGAAAATGCAATGAGGAGTGCAACAATGCTGCTTGTCTGTACGATGGCCGCGACTGTGAGAAAAAACTGCAACCCTGTAATCCTATTTACGATGCTTACTGCTCCAAACATTACGCCAATGGGCGCTGCGACTATGGTTGCAACAATGCTGAGTGTAATTGGGATGGCTTGGATTGTGAGAACGAAGCTGAACCGCCCAATCTAGCTGATGGAGCGATCTCTGTTGTGGTCTTGATGGAACTGGAGGAGTTCCGAGAGCAGCAGGTGGTTTTCTTACGAGAAATGGGTCACCATTTGAGAACGACTGTACGTATAAAGAAGGATCCGCTGGGAAATGACATGATCCTCACCTGGAAAGGTACACAGCCCATCAAAGACATTCAAAATACCGAATTTGGACGCAAGAATAAAATCCTCTTCACAGAGCGCAGAGAGAAGGGCATCCAGGTGTATTTGGAAATCGACAATCGGAAATGTACGGAATGTTTTTATCGCGCAGCTGAAGCTGCAGAATTCTTGGCCGCTTCTGCATCGAAGTATACCCTCTCGTCCAAGTTCCCCATCTACAGTGTGCGTGGTGTACAGAATCCTGGAGAAGATATTGTTGAAACGCCTACCAACGTCAAATATGTTACGCTTGGCATAATTCTGGTGGTACTGGCATTTGCGTTGTTCGGCGTTTTAGTGACTACACAACGTAAGCGTGCCGCCGGCATCACCTGGTTCCCCGAAGGTTTCCGCACACCAACCATCAATCCGCAGCGCAGACGCCGAGATCCCACAGGGCAGGAGATgagaaatttgaataaaaatcctTCTATGGCTTGCATGAGCAACGATGTCAACATGAACTCAGGGCATATGGGCCATGCACCACAGTGGTCGGATGATGAATCGGATATGCCGCAACCAAAACGTCTACGCAACGATCATGGTGGTTATGCCAGTGACCACACAATGGTCACCGATTATGAGGAGGCTGACACTCGTGTCTGGTCCCAGGCTCATCTCGATGTGGCAGACGTTCGCTCCTCGATAATGACTCCTCCGGCCCATCAAGATGGCAAACATGAAGTTGATGTCCGTGGTCCTTGTGGCATGACTCCTCTGATGGTTGCCGCCGTTCGCGGTGGTGGCATTGACAATGGCGAAGACATAGACAACGCCGATGATACCACTGCCCAGGTGATTTCGGATCTTTTGGCTCAAGGTGCCGAGCTTAATGCTACCATGGATAAAACCGGAGAGACCTCATTACATTTGGCAGCGCGTTACGCACGGGCCGATGCTGCGAAGCGCCTACTTGATGCTGGAGCCGATGCTAACTGCCAGGATAACACGGGACGTACTCCGCTACATGCTGCTGTGGCCGCCGACGCCATGGGTGTATTCCAAATTCTTTTGCGAAACCGGGCCACTAACTTGAACGCTCGCATGCATGATGGGACAACACCGTTGATATTGGCCGCCCGTCTTGCTATCGAAGGCATGGTGGAGGATTTGATAACCGCAGATGCCGATATAAACGCTGCTGATAACTCTGGCAAGACAGCTCTGCACTGGGCAGCTGCTGTCAACAATACCGAGGCTGTCAACATTTTGCTTATGCACCATGCGAATCGCGATGCTCAAGATGACAAAGACGAAACACCCCTTTTCCTTGCAGCCCGAGAAGGTTCCTATGAAGCATGCAAAGCCCTGTTGGATAACTTTGCCAACCGCGAGATCACCGATCACATGGATCGTTTGCCACGAGACGTTGCTTCGGAACGCTTGCACCATGACATTGTACGTTTGTTGGACGAGCATGTGCCCAGATCTCCGCAAATGATTGCAATGGCACCACAAACAATGATTGCATCACCCCCACCCGGCAGTCAACCTCAAATGATTACTCAGCCTACTGTGATTGCAGCCGGTAAAACGTCAAAGGCTGCCCAAAATAAGGCCGCAAAGAAGGCCAAACTTTTAGAGGGCAGTCCAGATGGATTACTCGACAATGGTGGTAGTCTTCGACGCAAGCCGAGTTCAAAAAAGGGTTTAGGCCAGCCGGCGTCAAAAAAGggaaacaacagcagcagcaatctTACGGCCTCACAGCTGCTGAATGGGCTGGCTGGTGGCCCGACGGCGCAGGGCCCAGGTTCAGTGGAGAACCATCAGCAACAGCTGCTGGATGCAGCTCTCAGTTCGGTGGACTCGCCGCCGCCGACGGCTTTAACAAGTCAACCGAGTCCCTACGACGCCACCTCAATGTATTCGAACGCAATGAGCGGCGGCGGGGCGCAAACCAATCATCACAACGATCTGCTGGGGAGCAACAACGTGAAACACCCACCGAGCTATGAGGATTGTGTAAAG AATGCACAGTCCATGCAATCGCTAATACCCCAACAGAGCCATGACATGATCAAAATGGAAAACTATGGCTACTCAATGGGTTCGCCGTTTCATCAGGAGCTAATGAATTCCAATCAAAATGGCAACAATGGTTTGAATGGCAATCTGGGGGGCCATGAACAAGGCCTTAGCCCACCCTACTCCAATCAATCGCCTCCTCATTCAGTTCAATCGAACATGGCATTGTCACCACATGCCTATTTGG GATCTCCTTCACCTGCCAAATCACGCCCCAGTTTGCCTACATCACCCACCCACATGCAGGCAATGCGACATGCCACTCAACAGAAACAATTCTGTGGCAACAATTTAAATACGTTGCTTGGCGGCAGTGGCGTGGGAAGCGGTGCTTCAACGTTACAATCGCAGAATTCGCCAAACAGCATGAGTTTCCAAACGCCCAGCAGTCAAAACTCGCCAGTTAGTTTGGGCATTATTTCGCCGACCGGCAGTGATATGGGCATAATGATGGCttcgcagcagcagcaacagcaacaacaacaacagcaaatgcAACAGCAGCAAAATAAGAATAGTGCAATATTACAATccatgcaacaacaacagcatcaacAAATGGGTGGCAATACCAACAATGGAGGTGGAATGGATTTCAGTTCAGCCGGCTTGGACTTGAATAGTTTTTGTGGATCACCGG AGTCATTTCACTCGGGCCAAATGAATCCACCATCCATACAAAGCTCAATGTCAGCCTCATCACCGTCGACAGCGAATATGTTGTCACCGTCATCACAACACAATCAGGCCTTCTATCAGTACCTGACGCCGCCCAGTCAACATTCGGGCAGCCATACGCCTCAGCATATGGTGCAAACATTGGACAGTTATCCAACGCCTTCCCCCGAATCACCAGGTCACTGGTCCAGTTCATCACCGCGTTCCGATTGGTCGGAGGGCGTACAATCGCCGGCTGCCAATAACCTCTACATATCGGGTGGCCACCAAGCCAACAAAGGATCCGAGGCCATTTACATTTGA